A region of Lacinutrix sp. Hel_I_90 DNA encodes the following proteins:
- a CDS encoding heavy metal translocating P-type ATPase, with translation MKHTYHIHGMTCNGCRSHLEETLSKVAGVSKVTVDLEKAEATIVMESHMPIEEFQEALKKDGGRYSIHKLSEQQNHSKSEKEEKPMKHTYHIHGMTCNGCRSHVEETLSKVAGVSKVTVDLEKAEASITMETHIPIDKFQETLKKDGGTYSIHKQGEHHHSTEKKEEQTKGKGTGTFYCPMHCEGDKTYNKPGDCPVCGMDLVEEQNLSHVTTEQWTCPMHPEIVRDEPGSCPICGMDLVPMQPDSSAEEKTYKKLLKKFKIAVVFTLPIFLIAMSEMLSNNPLYDILEQKQWNWIQFALSIPVVFYATWIFFERAYKSIKTWNLNMFTLIGIGSGVAWLFSVFGMFFPDIFPDQFKTESGAVHVYFEAATVILTLVLLGQLLEARAHSKTNSAVKELLKLAPNKAIKIVDGEEVEVSIDKIVLNDILRVKPGDKIPVDGVITEGDTTIDESMITGEPIPVNKSKDDKVSSGTINGNQSFLMKAEKVGSDTLLSQIIHMVNNASRSRAPIQNLADKVSGYFVPVVVLISLITFIIWAIWGPEPVYVYAFVNAIAVLIIACPCALGLATPMSVMVGVGKGAQNGVLIKNAEALEKLDKVDILIIDKTGTITEGKPTVEKIGAFNDGLPEDKVSFSENEVLQYIVSLNSNSEHPLAEATVKYGKEHDTKIIKSDAFSAVTGKGVEATINSKKVALGNPKMMEYANATITSPMEEEAKTYQKQGKTVSYLSVDKTVVGYVVIGDKIKATSAKAIKELQDKGIAVIMLTGDNHDTAQAVAAELKLADFKASMLPEDKMKEVEKLQDQGKVVAMAGDGINDAPALAKSDVGIAMGTGTDVAIESAMITLVKGDLHGIVKARNLSHAVMKNIKQNLFFALVYNTLGVPIAAGVLFPFFGLLLSPMIAALAMSFSSVSVIANALRLRTTKV, from the coding sequence ATGAAACATACGTATCACATACACGGTATGACCTGCAATGGTTGTCGTAGTCACTTAGAAGAGACACTTTCTAAAGTAGCAGGCGTTTCAAAAGTTACTGTCGATTTAGAAAAGGCTGAAGCTACTATCGTAATGGAATCTCATATGCCTATTGAAGAATTTCAAGAAGCATTGAAAAAAGATGGTGGGCGCTATAGTATTCATAAATTAAGTGAGCAGCAGAACCATTCTAAATCTGAAAAAGAAGAAAAACCTATGAAACATACGTATCACATACACGGAATGACCTGCAATGGTTGTCGCAGTCACGTAGAAGAGACACTTTCTAAAGTAGCAGGCGTTTCAAAAGTAACGGTCGATTTAGAAAAGGCTGAAGCAAGTATTACAATGGAAACCCATATTCCTATTGATAAATTTCAAGAAACTTTGAAAAAGGACGGTGGAACCTATAGTATCCATAAACAGGGAGAACACCATCATTCAACAGAAAAGAAAGAAGAACAAACAAAAGGAAAAGGCACCGGAACCTTTTACTGTCCAATGCACTGCGAAGGCGATAAAACTTATAATAAACCTGGCGACTGTCCTGTTTGCGGTATGGATTTAGTTGAAGAGCAAAACCTATCACATGTTACTACAGAACAATGGACCTGCCCAATGCATCCAGAAATTGTAAGGGATGAGCCAGGAAGCTGCCCTATATGTGGGATGGATTTAGTGCCCATGCAACCCGATAGTTCAGCAGAAGAGAAGACCTATAAAAAACTATTAAAAAAGTTTAAGATTGCGGTAGTCTTCACATTGCCAATATTCCTAATCGCAATGAGCGAAATGCTTTCTAACAATCCGCTATACGATATCTTAGAACAAAAACAGTGGAATTGGATCCAATTTGCGTTATCTATTCCAGTTGTGTTTTATGCTACTTGGATATTTTTTGAGCGTGCCTACAAAAGTATCAAAACATGGAACCTCAATATGTTTACCCTCATAGGTATTGGTTCGGGTGTGGCTTGGTTATTTAGTGTGTTTGGGATGTTCTTTCCAGATATTTTTCCAGACCAATTCAAAACAGAATCGGGCGCAGTGCACGTTTATTTCGAAGCAGCAACAGTTATCCTTACGCTAGTGCTTTTAGGGCAGCTTTTAGAAGCGCGTGCACATAGTAAAACTAATTCTGCAGTAAAAGAGTTGCTAAAGTTAGCGCCTAATAAGGCCATAAAAATAGTAGATGGTGAAGAAGTGGAAGTTAGTATTGATAAGATCGTATTAAATGACATTCTAAGGGTTAAACCAGGCGATAAAATCCCTGTAGATGGCGTGATAACCGAAGGTGATACAACTATTGATGAATCGATGATTACTGGAGAGCCCATTCCAGTAAACAAATCGAAAGACGATAAAGTGAGTAGTGGTACTATTAATGGTAACCAGTCTTTTTTAATGAAAGCAGAAAAGGTAGGTAGCGATACCTTACTCTCTCAAATCATTCATATGGTAAACAATGCTAGCCGAAGTCGTGCACCCATCCAAAATTTAGCAGACAAAGTATCGGGTTACTTTGTGCCTGTGGTGGTCCTAATTTCTTTAATAACTTTTATAATTTGGGCTATTTGGGGGCCAGAACCGGTTTATGTGTATGCCTTTGTAAATGCTATTGCTGTATTGATTATTGCGTGTCCGTGCGCCTTAGGATTGGCAACACCCATGTCTGTAATGGTTGGCGTGGGTAAAGGAGCTCAAAATGGCGTATTGATTAAAAATGCCGAAGCACTTGAAAAATTAGATAAGGTAGATATTCTTATCATTGATAAAACAGGCACGATTACCGAAGGAAAACCAACTGTAGAAAAAATAGGGGCTTTCAATGATGGCCTGCCTGAAGACAAAGTAAGTTTTAGTGAAAACGAAGTGTTGCAATACATCGTATCATTAAATAGTAATAGCGAACATCCATTAGCCGAAGCAACGGTTAAATATGGTAAAGAGCACGATACTAAAATTATAAAATCAGACGCATTTAGTGCCGTTACCGGTAAAGGTGTAGAAGCGACTATTAATAGCAAAAAAGTAGCATTAGGAAATCCTAAAATGATGGAATATGCCAATGCAACCATCACTTCACCAATGGAAGAAGAAGCTAAAACCTATCAAAAACAAGGGAAGACAGTATCCTATCTATCAGTAGATAAAACAGTGGTGGGTTACGTAGTCATTGGTGATAAAATCAAGGCAACCAGTGCGAAAGCCATTAAAGAGCTTCAGGATAAGGGCATTGCGGTGATCATGTTAACTGGTGATAATCACGACACGGCGCAAGCGGTAGCAGCAGAACTTAAGCTTGCAGATTTTAAAGCAAGCATGTTGCCTGAAGACAAAATGAAGGAAGTAGAGAAACTGCAAGATCAAGGAAAGGTGGTGGCGATGGCAGGCGATGGAATTAATGATGCGCCTGCATTGGCAAAAAGCGATGTTGGTATTGCCATGGGAACTGGAACAGACGTGGCTATTGAAAGCGCAATGATAACCTTGGTAAAAGGCGATTTACACGGCATAGTAAAAGCACGAAATTTAAGTCATGCGGTGATGAAAAATATTAAGCAAAACCTGTTTTTTGCACTTGTTTATAATACGCTTGGTGTGCCTATTGCTGCGGGAGTGTTGTTTCCGTTTTTTGGATTATTACTATCACCTATGATTGCAGCCTTAGCGATGAGTTTCAGTTCGGTTTCGGTTATTGCCAATGCCTTGCGATTAAGAACAACTAAAGTTTAA
- a CDS encoding DUF305 domain-containing protein gives MEDSNQHSQSKNYKTFFLMLGCSFVTMYITMYLNTYAIDHVYFSLTRFYMTCLGISAMAVIMLLFMLKMYKNKKKNRAIFIGSFVLFVSALGLVRAQSPIIGDVLWMKAMIPHHSIAILTSERADIEDPEVKKLAQAIIEAQRKEIGEMKAMIKRLENEK, from the coding sequence ATGGAAGATTCAAACCAACATTCACAAAGTAAAAACTACAAAACATTCTTTTTAATGCTCGGTTGCTCATTTGTCACCATGTACATTACGATGTATTTAAATACTTATGCCATAGACCACGTGTATTTTAGTTTAACCCGTTTTTATATGACCTGTTTGGGTATTTCGGCGATGGCTGTAATTATGTTATTGTTTATGCTAAAAATGTATAAAAATAAAAAGAAAAATAGGGCCATCTTTATTGGTAGTTTTGTGCTTTTTGTTAGTGCTTTAGGTTTGGTGAGAGCACAAAGCCCAATTATAGGCGATGTACTATGGATGAAAGCAATGATACCTCACCATTCAATCGCGATATTAACCAGTGAAAGAGCAGATATTGAAGATCCGGAAGTTAAAAAATTAGCACAAGCGATTATTGAAGCACAACGAAAAGAAATTGGAGAAATGAAAGCCATGATTAAACGATTGGAAAATGAAAAATAA
- a CDS encoding efflux RND transporter periplasmic adaptor subunit: MKKHIIYIGVLALGLLLGWLLFGGSATKALEHNHEAVTETNQMWTCSMHPQIMQPQAGDCPICGMELIPAESGSDGLLADQFKLTENAMALANIQTTIVGKGMVEENGTTLSGKIAVNEKSNAVQVSYFSGRLEQLNVSFTGEEVRKGQLLASIYSPELYAAQQELITAASLKESQPALYKAVRNKLKLWKLSENQINQIEISGKVKENFPVYATVSGTVTEKLVAQGDYIKQGQPLLKIANLNTVWGNFDVYENQIDRFKKGQAVIVTTNAYPNKEFKGKVDFIDPVLNTKTRTVTLRVVLNNQNNVFKPGMFVEGEIQGIPSRKEKVLTIPSSAVLWTGERSVVYLKTNPDQPVFEMREIVLGNQVGEAYEVLEGLFVGNEIVTNGTFTVDAAAQLNGKKSMMNKGGDKTTSGHEGHLGMEETASASNDSPFNMNERVKVSKDFQNQLKTVFYDYIKLKDALVKDDSKNVKAESKRLVASLSKVDMKQLSGTEAHSHWMSLEKEIKAAATSISKTANIKAQRNYFKKLSSNIANALEVFGINEKVYHQFCPMADNNKGAYWLSKEEKVINPYFGDAMLTCGEVKQVIE, translated from the coding sequence ATGAAAAAACACATAATTTATATAGGAGTATTAGCTCTAGGACTACTTCTAGGCTGGTTACTCTTTGGTGGTTCAGCAACGAAAGCATTAGAACACAATCACGAGGCAGTAACAGAAACTAATCAAATGTGGACCTGCTCTATGCACCCACAGATTATGCAACCCCAAGCTGGCGATTGTCCTATTTGCGGTATGGAACTAATTCCTGCTGAAAGTGGTAGTGATGGTTTATTAGCCGATCAATTTAAGCTAACAGAAAATGCAATGGCATTAGCCAATATTCAAACGACGATTGTAGGTAAGGGTATGGTAGAAGAAAATGGTACCACATTATCTGGGAAGATTGCTGTAAATGAAAAATCTAATGCGGTACAAGTGAGTTATTTTTCAGGGCGTTTAGAACAATTGAACGTGAGTTTTACAGGCGAGGAAGTGCGCAAAGGGCAATTATTAGCAAGCATTTATTCGCCAGAATTATATGCCGCACAGCAAGAATTGATTACAGCTGCGTCTTTAAAAGAATCACAACCTGCATTATACAAAGCGGTACGTAATAAATTGAAATTATGGAAGCTCTCTGAAAATCAAATCAATCAAATTGAAATCTCGGGTAAAGTAAAAGAAAACTTTCCTGTATACGCAACCGTTTCAGGGACAGTGACCGAAAAATTAGTAGCACAAGGAGATTATATAAAACAAGGGCAACCTTTATTAAAAATTGCCAATCTGAATACGGTTTGGGGAAATTTTGATGTTTACGAAAATCAAATAGACCGTTTTAAAAAAGGACAAGCCGTTATTGTGACTACAAATGCTTATCCCAATAAGGAATTTAAGGGAAAAGTAGATTTTATAGATCCTGTATTAAACACAAAAACACGTACGGTAACCTTACGCGTGGTATTGAATAATCAAAACAATGTGTTTAAACCAGGAATGTTTGTTGAAGGAGAAATACAGGGAATTCCTTCACGTAAAGAAAAAGTATTAACCATCCCATCATCAGCTGTATTATGGACGGGTGAACGCTCTGTGGTGTATTTAAAAACGAATCCAGACCAACCTGTTTTTGAAATGCGAGAGATCGTTTTAGGAAATCAAGTAGGTGAAGCATATGAAGTTTTGGAAGGCTTATTTGTTGGCAATGAAATAGTTACTAATGGCACATTTACAGTTGATGCAGCAGCGCAATTAAATGGTAAAAAATCAATGATGAATAAAGGAGGTGACAAAACAACATCGGGTCACGAGGGTCATCTTGGAATGGAAGAAACGGCTTCAGCAAGCAACGACAGTCCTTTTAATATGAATGAAAGAGTGAAAGTGTCAAAGGACTTTCAAAATCAGTTAAAAACTGTTTTTTATGATTATATCAAATTGAAAGATGCTCTAGTAAAAGATGATTCAAAAAATGTAAAGGCAGAATCAAAAAGACTAGTAGCTAGTTTGTCTAAAGTTGATATGAAACAATTATCAGGTACAGAAGCACACAGCCATTGGATGTCCTTAGAAAAAGAGATAAAAGCAGCAGCAACTTCAATTTCAAAAACGGCTAATATCAAAGCACAAAGAAACTATTTTAAGAAATTATCGTCAAATATCGCGAATGCTTTAGAAGTATTTGGTATCAATGAAAAGGTCTACCATCAATTTTGTCCTATGGCAGATAATAATAAGGGTGCGTATTGGTTGAGTAAAGAAGAAAAAGTAATCAATCCCTATTTTGGTGATGCCATGTTAACCTGTGGCGAAGTAAAACAAGTAATAGAATAA
- a CDS encoding heavy-metal-associated domain-containing protein — protein MKHVILCVAVIAVIGLTSCKNESKQETETPQTEMSKEVTVTEVSFGVRGNCGMCKNTIEKAANGVEGVASATWDVDKKKIDVSFDDSKTDAMAIHNAIAASGYDTSKVSGNEAAYENLPGCCKYDHDMMMNQSGEIKED, from the coding sequence ATGAAGCATGTAATTTTATGTGTCGCTGTAATTGCAGTGATTGGTTTGACAAGTTGTAAAAACGAATCCAAACAAGAAACAGAAACCCCGCAAACTGAAATGTCCAAAGAAGTTACGGTAACAGAGGTGTCTTTTGGAGTAAGAGGTAATTGTGGCATGTGTAAAAATACCATCGAAAAAGCCGCTAATGGCGTTGAAGGTGTTGCTAGTGCAACTTGGGATGTCGACAAAAAGAAAATTGACGTGTCTTTTGACGATAGCAAAACAGATGCCATGGCTATTCATAACGCTATTGCTGCATCAGGTTATGATACTTCAAAAGTCTCAGGAAATGAAGCAGCCTATGAGAATTTACCAGGCTGTTGTAAATACGATCACGACATGATGATGAATCAATCCGGTGAAATTAAAGAAGACTAG
- a CDS encoding SOS response-associated peptidase family protein, translated as MNYRLSNTASQATIQKALNLKFKYPHLYKPKPIIDGLKETSIPIVTMGNNSEISQAIWGILPNNYKGKWSKFQKRVNTLTVKVNNLYDHILYEEAIKERRCIILATGFYTSYLDNGKLKSCLVKNIDNTLLYIAGIYNTTKDGFITCSIITNKKWNNDNSIKNLDDSAPITLKKNLFDAWLNNSTAEKDIKIFLNNNALNSREMQVVLA; from the coding sequence ATGAATTATAGACTTTCAAATACTGCTAGTCAAGCAACGATACAGAAAGCGTTAAATCTTAAATTTAAATATCCACATTTGTATAAGCCTAAACCTATAATTGATGGCTTGAAGGAAACCTCAATTCCTATTGTTACGATGGGAAATAATTCGGAAATAAGTCAGGCTATTTGGGGAATATTACCTAATAATTATAAAGGTAAATGGTCAAAGTTTCAAAAAAGGGTTAATACCCTTACGGTAAAAGTTAATAACCTCTATGATCATATTTTGTATGAAGAAGCTATAAAAGAGAGGCGTTGTATCATTTTGGCAACTGGATTTTATACCTCATATCTAGACAATGGCAAGTTAAAATCCTGTCTTGTAAAAAACATAGACAACACTTTGCTCTATATTGCTGGGATTTACAACACAACTAAAGATGGTTTTATTACCTGTTCTATAATTACTAACAAAAAATGGAATAATGATAATAGCATTAAAAACCTGGATGATAGCGCACCAATAACATTGAAAAAGAACCTTTTTGACGCTTGGTTAAATAATAGTACAGCGGAAAAGGATATTAAAATATTTTTAAATAATAATGCTTTAAATTCTAGAGAAATGCAGGTGGTTCTAGCTTAA
- a CDS encoding AraC family transcriptional regulator, whose protein sequence is MINISITAENTADTVKQLQEVIGGQIVERWGVFTLSVDNDMAKGTIRFITFDWGGSLLDYDIIFFEEIILKMDTSQYNPIRFTYCLNGYCEHRFELQNQKKRLEQFQSVIITSKDGGHNYDYFPKGIKLEINVIQISRIKFINKRLNDASQLNKKLYEVFHDTTHENTFSYFGTYNLKLADRISALRKVKQKGMMRLLLIEGQVYQILALHMSQHNKDISNEKHKTSLSKRELNTIRTIAKNISNHVSKDYSLDDISSASGLSQAKLQEGFKLLYARTVTEYIRHTRLEEARDLMNTSDMNISEIVYTIGFSSRSYFSKIFKKKYKISPSKYLKNKQPSFKLEPPAFL, encoded by the coding sequence ATGATAAACATAAGTATTACTGCTGAGAATACTGCCGATACAGTTAAACAACTACAAGAAGTAATTGGTGGACAAATTGTAGAACGTTGGGGTGTGTTTACTTTAAGTGTCGATAATGACATGGCTAAAGGGACTATTCGGTTTATTACTTTTGACTGGGGAGGAAGTCTTTTAGATTATGATATTATATTTTTTGAAGAGATCATTTTAAAAATGGATACCTCGCAATATAATCCCATTCGTTTTACTTATTGTTTAAATGGTTATTGCGAGCATAGGTTTGAACTGCAGAACCAAAAAAAGCGCTTGGAGCAGTTTCAATCTGTAATTATTACCAGCAAAGATGGTGGCCATAATTATGATTACTTTCCAAAAGGTATTAAATTAGAAATTAATGTCATTCAAATTAGCAGAATTAAATTCATTAACAAACGCTTAAATGATGCTTCTCAACTAAACAAAAAATTATATGAGGTTTTTCATGACACAACTCATGAAAATACATTTTCTTATTTTGGCACTTATAATTTGAAACTAGCCGATAGAATTTCTGCCCTAAGAAAGGTTAAGCAAAAAGGTATGATGCGGTTGTTATTAATCGAAGGCCAAGTGTATCAAATTTTAGCGCTACACATGTCTCAACATAATAAAGATATTAGTAACGAAAAACATAAAACGTCACTATCAAAAAGAGAGTTAAATACCATTAGAACCATTGCGAAAAACATTTCAAATCATGTTTCAAAAGATTACAGCTTAGATGATATATCATCTGCGTCTGGTTTATCTCAAGCAAAGCTTCAAGAAGGATTTAAACTACTCTACGCCAGAACAGTTACAGAATATATAAGACATACTAGATTAGAAGAAGCCAGAGATTTAATGAATACAAGCGATATGAATATCTCTGAAATTGTCTACACCATAGGGTTTAGTAGTAGAAGTTATTTTTCTAAAATATTCAAGAAAAAATATAAGATAAGCCCTAGTAAATATTTAAAAAACAAACAACCTAGTTTTAAGCTAGAACCACCTGCATTTCTCTAG
- the era gene encoding GTPase Era: MAHKAGFVNIIGNPNVGKSTLMNAFVGEKLSIITSKAQTTRHRILGIVNGEDFQVILSDTPGIIKPAYELQASMMDFVKSAFDDADVLIYMVEIGEKELKDEAFFKKITNAKIPVLLLLNKIDKSNQEQLEEQVQWWAEKVPNAEIIAISALEGFNVKEVFEKIIELLPESPAYYPKDQLTDKPERFFINETIREKILMHYKKEIPYAVEIDTEEFFEEAEIIRIRSVIMVERETQKGIIIGHKGSALKRVGVEARKDLEKFFGKQIHLELYVKVNKNWRSDQRQLRRFGYNQ, encoded by the coding sequence ATGGCTCATAAAGCAGGTTTTGTAAATATAATAGGGAATCCAAATGTTGGTAAATCAACATTGATGAATGCCTTTGTTGGTGAAAAATTATCGATTATCACATCAAAAGCACAAACCACCCGTCATCGTATATTAGGAATTGTAAATGGTGAAGACTTTCAGGTTATTTTAAGTGACACACCAGGCATTATAAAACCAGCATACGAATTGCAAGCCTCAATGATGGATTTTGTAAAATCGGCTTTTGATGATGCAGATGTGCTTATTTACATGGTTGAAATAGGGGAGAAGGAATTGAAAGACGAGGCGTTTTTTAAAAAAATCACCAATGCTAAAATTCCCGTTTTATTACTACTAAATAAAATTGATAAATCTAATCAAGAGCAACTGGAAGAGCAAGTGCAGTGGTGGGCAGAAAAAGTGCCAAATGCCGAAATTATAGCCATTTCTGCTTTAGAAGGATTTAATGTAAAAGAAGTCTTTGAAAAAATCATAGAACTTTTGCCAGAATCTCCAGCGTATTATCCTAAAGACCAGCTTACAGATAAGCCAGAGCGTTTTTTTATAAACGAAACCATACGCGAAAAAATATTAATGCACTACAAAAAGGAAATTCCTTATGCTGTAGAAATAGATACTGAAGAGTTTTTTGAAGAAGCAGAAATTATCAGAATACGGTCGGTTATTATGGTGGAGCGTGAAACACAAAAAGGCATAATAATTGGTCATAAAGGCAGTGCCTTAAAGCGTGTAGGCGTTGAAGCAAGAAAAGATTTAGAGAAATTCTTTGGTAAGCAAATTCATTTAGAACTATACGTAAAAGTGAATAAGAACTGGCGAAGCGATCAACGTCAGTTAAGACGTTTTGGGTACAACCAGTAA
- a CDS encoding GTP-binding protein translates to MNEMLNDVVLRPRFKIELNKKSQSVLNAFEIKKQNQKQFIVSRVDDHIFIKLPKNKQQFWSPQLHLEINETEDNKSMLYGLFGPSPTVWTLFIFLHFAVAGLFIAFAIWAYSNWTLKAAYNLQIWGMVFMLILWIVLYISGRVSKTSNQQEMQDLHDFMTTVIKE, encoded by the coding sequence ATGAATGAAATGCTAAATGACGTTGTACTACGTCCCCGATTTAAAATAGAATTAAACAAAAAAAGCCAATCGGTTTTAAATGCTTTTGAGATAAAAAAACAGAATCAAAAACAGTTTATAGTCTCAAGAGTTGATGATCATATTTTTATAAAATTACCAAAAAACAAACAACAATTCTGGTCTCCTCAATTGCATTTAGAAATTAATGAAACTGAAGACAATAAAAGTATGCTTTATGGTTTATTTGGTCCTAGCCCAACCGTCTGGACCCTTTTTATTTTTCTTCATTTTGCTGTTGCTGGACTATTCATCGCTTTCGCGATTTGGGCCTATTCCAATTGGACTCTAAAAGCAGCTTACAATCTGCAAATTTGGGGAATGGTATTTATGCTTATCCTGTGGATTGTATTATATATTTCAGGTCGCGTGAGCAAGACCTCTAACCAACAAGAAATGCAAGATTTACATGATTTTATGACTACTGTTATAAAGGAGTAA
- the der gene encoding ribosome biogenesis GTPase Der has translation MNSIVAIVGRPNVGKSTFFNRLIQRREAIVDAVSGVTRDRHYGKSDWNGREFSLIDTGGYVKGSDDVFEAEIDKQVVLAIEEADAIIFMVNVEDGVTGMDEDVARLLRKVTKPVFLVVNKVDNGKREEDAVEFYNLGLGDYFTIASINGSGTGDLLDALVKALPEVVARDEEEEILPRFAVVGRPNAGKSSFINALIGKDRYIVTDIAGTTRDSIDTKYNRFGFDFNLVDTAGIRKKSKVKEDLEFYSVMRSVRAIEHSDVCLIVLDANRGFDGQVQNIFWLAERNRKGIVILVNKWDLVEKDHKTTIEFEKQIRSQMEPFTDVPIVFISALTKQRIYKAMETAVEVYKNRSKKIKTSVLNDTMLPIIENYPPPAYKGKFVKIKYIMQLPTPQPQFAFFCNLPQYVRDPYKRFLENKLRDLFDFNGVPVSVYMRKK, from the coding sequence ATGAATAGTATAGTAGCCATAGTAGGAAGACCTAATGTAGGAAAATCAACATTTTTTAACCGTTTAATTCAACGTAGAGAGGCCATAGTGGACGCCGTTAGTGGAGTAACGCGTGATCGTCATTATGGTAAAAGCGATTGGAATGGTAGAGAGTTCTCCTTAATTGACACTGGAGGTTATGTAAAAGGGAGTGATGATGTTTTTGAAGCAGAAATCGACAAGCAAGTAGTATTAGCTATTGAAGAGGCAGATGCCATCATTTTTATGGTTAATGTTGAAGATGGCGTTACAGGAATGGATGAAGATGTAGCAAGATTACTAAGAAAGGTGACAAAACCTGTGTTTTTAGTCGTTAATAAAGTGGATAACGGTAAACGAGAAGAAGATGCTGTTGAATTTTATAACCTAGGTTTAGGTGATTATTTCACAATCGCCAGTATTAATGGAAGTGGAACAGGAGACCTATTGGATGCATTAGTTAAAGCCTTACCCGAGGTGGTGGCACGTGATGAAGAAGAAGAGATATTACCACGCTTCGCAGTAGTGGGACGTCCAAATGCGGGAAAGTCCTCTTTTATTAATGCGCTTATAGGGAAAGATAGATACATTGTTACTGATATTGCTGGTACAACAAGAGATTCGATTGATACAAAATACAATCGTTTTGGTTTTGATTTTAACCTGGTGGATACTGCAGGAATTCGTAAAAAATCTAAAGTAAAAGAAGATTTAGAATTTTATTCTGTAATGCGAAGTGTTCGTGCCATTGAACACAGTGATGTCTGTTTAATAGTGCTTGATGCAAATCGAGGTTTCGACGGACAAGTGCAAAACATCTTTTGGTTAGCGGAAAGAAACCGTAAAGGCATCGTGATATTAGTTAATAAATGGGATTTAGTAGAGAAAGATCATAAAACGACTATTGAGTTTGAGAAACAGATTAGGTCTCAAATGGAGCCTTTTACAGATGTGCCTATTGTGTTTATTTCGGCGTTGACAAAACAACGTATATACAAAGCAATGGAAACGGCTGTTGAAGTCTATAAAAATAGAAGTAAGAAAATTAAAACAAGTGTCCTCAATGACACGATGTTACCAATTATTGAAAATTATCCGCCACCAGCATATAAAGGTAAGTTTGTAAAGATTAAGTACATCATGCAGTTGCCTACACCGCAACCACAATTTGCATTCTTTTGTAATCTTCCGCAATACGTCCGGGACCCTTACAAACGTTTCTTAGAAAACAAATTAAGAGATCTTTTTGACTTTAATGGCGTGCCCGTTAGTGTTTACATGCGTAAAAAGTAA